A single region of the Vicia villosa cultivar HV-30 ecotype Madison, WI linkage group LG4, Vvil1.0, whole genome shotgun sequence genome encodes:
- the LOC131599637 gene encoding pentatricopeptide repeat-containing protein GUN1, chloroplastic-like, which translates to MASTPTPPPNYSPVPAPRPSENHHHKHNHTHQNSRRRHRNDWSSSSWNYSNSRSACLAPAAAAGADIASNGSGRGVYSLAPGSLLGGRRSKLAPEFSGRKSTKFAAKKQYGMPRAAVNTLPHSEAANEVLTCLYNAGNIAANIDNVLISNEHRLWEVEDYIYMLKDFGITGHLLLAEKCYEFIMCKPNGRVAKGKLTNAMISTLGRLGRIVRAIEVFGKSRIEGYGITVYTFSAMIRAYGRNGRFRDAVELFMSMRGLGIVPNLVTYNSIIDAGAKGEVSFDVVVKYYDEMLATGIRPDRLTYNSLLSVCASKGMWEMAQNLLREMDGRGIVRDVFTYNTNLDTLCKGGQIDLARRVFEEMSCKCVWPTVVTYSTLMDGYAKANLLEDALRLYEEMKLRSIYIDRVSYNTVVGIYTKLDRFDEAVNICREMDGCGIKTDIVTYNALLAGYGRHGMYAEVKRLFEEMKSRNIFPNTLSYSTLIDVYTKAEMFQEAMNVYIEFKMTRLEADVVFYTAIVDALCKNGLVEWSIMLLIAMIDKGIKPNVLTFNTIIDACQQLPTSEYGVHGSSQAIEYPNEQSSVPLIDGAFQTKPGEDRILKMFEQLASEKAGHIKKLRRGRQDLHCIFWLVQKMHELHIKPNVVTFSAILNACSRCNSYIDAAKLLDTLRQFDSQVYGVTHGLLMGYREQVWFSAQTLFNELMRMDSSTASAFYNALTDMLWHFGQRRGAQMVVIEGKNRNVWKGEWSISCLDLHLMSCGAGCAMVHDWLLNMHRNLFQGSELPKTVNILTGWGKHSKVMGDGILKRAIEALLNEMGSPFRFAERNMGRLTSSGDLVATWLRQPGVINMLVLSDVLNHSQPAGPQHGYPAPCN; encoded by the exons ATGGCTTCTACTCCAACCCCACCACCAAACTACTCCCCAGTCCCTGCACCTAGACCATCTGAAAATCATCATCATAAGCATAATCACACTCACCAAAATAGTCGTAGACGCCATAGAAATgattggtcttcttcctcttGGAACTATTCCAACTCAAGGTCTGCATGTTTAGCTCCTGCTGCTGCTGCTGGAGCTGATATAGCTTCAAATGGTAGTGGCAGAGGTGTATATTCGCTTGCGCCGGGATCTTTATTGGGTGGAAGGAGATCAAAGCTAGCTCCGGAGTTTTCTGGCAGGAAATCCACCAAGTTTGCTGCCAAGAAACAGTATGGAATGCCAAGGGCAGCAGTTAATACACTGCCTCACAGCGAAGCTGCCAACGAGGTTCTTACTTGTCTCTACAATGCTGGTAACATTGCTGCTAATATTGATAATGTTTTGATTTCGAACGAACATAGGCTATGGGAAGTTGAGGATTATATTTATATGCTTAAAGATTTTGGTATTACTGGTCACTTATTGTTAGCTGAGAAGTGTTATGAATTTATTATGTGTAAGCCAAATGGGAGGGTTGCGAAAGGTAAGTTAACTAATGCTATGATTAGTACTCTAGGTAGGTTAGGGAGGATTGTTCGTGCTATAGAAGTGTTTGGAAAATCTAGGATTGAAGGTTATGGAATTACCGTGTATACGTTTTCGGCTATGATTAGGGCGTATGGCCGAAACGGGCGCTTCCGTGATGCTGTAGAATTGTTCATGTCTATGCGTGGCTTGGGCATAGTGCCTAATTTGGTTACGTACAATTCAATAATAGATGCGGGGGCGAAAGGGGAGGTGAGTTTTGATGTGGTTGTTAAATATTATGATGAAATGCTAGCTACTGGCATAAGGCCGGATCGTCTTACTTATAATTCACTTCTTTCTGTTTGCGCCTCGAAGGGCATGTGGGAAATGGCGCAAAATTTATTGAGAGAAATGGATGGTAGGGGTATTGTTCGCGATGTGTTTACTTATAACACGAATTTGGACACGCTGTGTAAAGGCGGCCAAATTGATTTGGCTAGAAGGGTATTCGAAGAGATGTCTTGCAAGTGCGTTTGGCCAACTGTTGTGACGTATAGCACACTTATGGATGGATATGCCAAGGCTAACCTCTTGGAAGATGCCCTTCGTCTGTACGAAGAAATGAAGCTTCGATCTATTTATATTGATAGAGTGTCATATAACACGGTGGTTGGAATCTACACGAAGCTTGACCGGTTTGATGAAGCTGTCAATATATGCAGAGAGATGGATGGATGTGGAATTAAAACGGATATTGTTACATACAATGCTTTGTTGGCCGGGTACGGACGACATGGCATGTATGCTGAAGTGAAAAGACTATTTGAAGAGATGAAGTCTCGGAATATATTTCCAAATACATTATCATACTCTACACTGATCGACGTGTATACGAAAGCTGAAATGTTTCAGGAAGCGATGAATGTTTATATAGAGTTCAAGATGACAAGATTGGAGGCTGATGTTGTCTTTTATACTGCAATCGTAGACGCGCTATGCAAAAACGGTTTAGTGGAGTGGTCCATTATGTTGCTTATTGCAATGATTGATAAAGGAATCAAACCGAACGTGCTTACTTTCAACACCATAATTGATGCCTGTCAACAGTTGCCAACTTCGGAATATGGAGTTCATGGATCTTCTCAAGCCATTGAGTATCCAAATGAACAATCATCTGTTCCACTTATTGATGGTGCTTTTCAGACTAAGCCGGGGGAGGATCGGATCTTGAAGATGTTCGAGCAACTTGCTTCTGAAAAAGCTGGACATATAAAGAAGCTTAGGAGGGGAAGACAAGACCTACACTGCATATTTTGGCTCGTCCAAAAAATGCATGAGCTGCACATTAAACCAAATGTTGTCACATTTTCAGCCATTTTGAATGCATGCAG TCGCTGCAATTCATATATTGATGCGGCAAAGCTGTTAGACACACTGCGCCAGTTTGATAGCCAGGTGTATGGTGTAACCCATGGACTGTTGATGGGTTATAGGGAACAAGTATGGTTTAGTGCTCAGACTCTATTCAATGAACTCATGCGTATGGATTCTTCAACTGCGTCCGCGTTTTATAACGCCCTCACAGATATGTTATGGCACTTTGGTCAGAGACGCGGAGCTCAAATGGTAGTAATCGAAGGGAAAAACCGAAATGTGTGGAAAGGCGAATGGTCAATTTCTTGCTTGGATCTGCATCTGATGTCTTGTGGTGCTGGCTGTGCTATGGTTCATGATTGGTTGCTCAATATGCATAGGAATTTATTCCAAGGCTCTGAACTGCCAAAGACTGTGAA CATATTAACTGGTTGGGGAAAGCACAGCAAAGTGATGGGTGATGGAATTTTGAAAAGAGCTATTGAAGCACTTCTTAACGAAATGGGATCACCTTTTAGATTTGCTGAGCGTAACATGGGAAGACTTACATCTTCTGGAGATCTCGTGGCTACTTGGCTGAGACAACCCGGCGTTATCAATATGCTCGTTCTGTCCGATGTCCTTAATCATTCTCAACCTGCCGGTCCACAACATGGTTATCCAGCTCCTTGCAATTAG